A stretch of the Polyangiaceae bacterium genome encodes the following:
- a CDS encoding vitamin B12-dependent ribonucleotide reductase: MAQPMIVGDGGNGKLAADAVRSDSRPPESGAVRRGSKAKPAAKTAGKTPAKREAKKATRPKGLTFDRHFTRRGTDPLNEIVWERRSSVITNPDGSVVFKMEGAEIPASWSQLATDIVVSKYFRKAGIHGNKEVGETSVREVVHRLAKTIREAGESFGGYFANGKEADTFEAELSHMLVNQLGAFNSPVWFNCGLWHRYGIQGTAGNYAWIEDPKDETAPGTIEEIQYAYERPQCSACFIQSINDDLMSIYDLIKSEARLFKYGSGTGTNFSTIRGKQEKLSGGGTSSGLMSFLEVFDRAAGATKSGGTTRRAAKMVCLDMDHPEILDFIEWKVREERKAQMLISCGLPSDFNGEAYHTVSGQNSNNSVRVTDEFMRAVGVGGTWETRSRTNGEVIDTYNAREVWKTIAEAAWACADPGVQYDTTINRWHTCPNSGRINASNPCSEYMFLDDTACNLASLNLTKFLRSDGSFDIEGFRHAVRVFFVAQEILVDFSSYPTRSIARNSHDYRPLGLGYANLGTMLMLLGIPYDSDEGRAVAGAITGIMCGHAYKVSAEMAATRGPFPGYAKNREPMLRVMGMHRDAAYAIDRDKCPEGLWRAACEDWDEALRIGQEHGYRNAQATVLAPTGTIGLLMDCDTTGIEPDFSLVKFKKLAGGGYFKIVNQCVPEALRRLGYSEHEVQEIVAYVSGTNTLLAAPHVNRASLKARGLTHEDLAKIENAIPGVFDLELAFSPWVLGEEAYARLGITPERRTPGFSLLRSLGFTSAEIAEANETIVGRMTIEGAPHLREEHYAVFDCANRCGKIGKRFLAPMAHIRMMAAAQPFLSGAISKTVNLPNEATVEEVQRIYEEGHRLGLKAVALYRDGCKASQPLSSSGDSKKDKKEEKVEAVEVMAPKPIEPALPVLRPTGVRVRLPKKRTGFTQEAKVGGHKIFVRTGEYVDGTLGEIFIDMHKEGAAFRSLMNCFAMSVSIGLQYGVPLQTFVDQFTFTRFEPQGVVEGHDYVKLSTSIVDYIFRTLGIEYLHRYDLAHVQPEPNVAIQDPTDTRAQESSSGVPVLPAATRAPSHERTASSALDAQLEDMMGDAPVCDGCGHITVRNGACYKCLNCGNSMGCS; encoded by the coding sequence ATGGCGCAGCCGATGATCGTTGGGGATGGCGGAAACGGAAAGTTGGCAGCAGACGCAGTGCGTTCGGACAGCCGCCCACCGGAATCCGGTGCTGTGCGACGGGGTTCGAAGGCCAAACCCGCTGCCAAAACTGCCGGAAAAACCCCTGCCAAACGCGAAGCGAAAAAAGCTACGCGCCCCAAGGGCCTCACGTTCGACCGTCATTTCACGCGCCGAGGCACGGACCCGCTCAACGAAATCGTTTGGGAGCGTAGGTCCAGCGTCATCACCAATCCCGACGGCTCGGTCGTCTTCAAAATGGAAGGCGCTGAAATCCCCGCGAGCTGGTCGCAACTCGCCACCGACATCGTCGTCTCCAAGTACTTCCGCAAAGCTGGCATTCACGGCAACAAAGAGGTTGGCGAGACGAGCGTTCGCGAAGTCGTGCATCGGCTCGCGAAAACCATCCGCGAAGCGGGTGAGTCCTTCGGTGGCTACTTCGCCAACGGCAAGGAAGCGGACACGTTCGAGGCCGAGCTTTCACACATGCTCGTCAATCAGCTCGGCGCCTTCAATTCACCGGTCTGGTTCAACTGCGGTCTTTGGCATCGCTACGGCATCCAAGGAACCGCAGGCAACTACGCCTGGATCGAAGACCCGAAGGACGAAACCGCTCCGGGCACCATCGAAGAGATCCAATACGCCTACGAACGCCCGCAATGCTCGGCTTGCTTCATCCAGTCCATCAACGACGACTTGATGAGCATCTACGACCTCATCAAGAGTGAAGCGCGCCTCTTCAAGTACGGCTCGGGCACCGGCACGAACTTCAGCACCATCCGCGGCAAGCAAGAGAAACTCTCCGGCGGCGGCACGAGCTCGGGTCTCATGAGCTTCCTCGAAGTCTTCGATCGCGCCGCCGGCGCAACCAAGAGCGGTGGTACGACGAGGCGCGCGGCCAAGATGGTCTGCCTCGACATGGACCATCCTGAAATCCTCGACTTCATCGAGTGGAAGGTCCGCGAGGAGCGCAAGGCGCAGATGCTCATCTCCTGCGGCTTGCCTTCCGACTTCAACGGCGAAGCCTATCACACGGTCAGCGGCCAGAACTCGAACAACTCCGTGCGCGTCACCGATGAGTTCATGCGCGCCGTCGGCGTGGGCGGGACGTGGGAGACGCGCAGCCGAACGAACGGCGAGGTCATCGACACGTACAACGCTCGCGAGGTCTGGAAGACGATCGCCGAGGCAGCGTGGGCTTGTGCCGACCCCGGCGTTCAATACGACACGACCATCAACCGCTGGCACACCTGCCCGAACTCGGGCCGCATCAATGCCTCGAATCCGTGCTCCGAGTACATGTTCCTCGACGACACGGCTTGTAACTTGGCGAGCCTCAACCTCACCAAGTTCCTCCGCTCCGACGGTTCGTTTGACATCGAAGGATTTCGTCACGCTGTGCGTGTCTTCTTCGTTGCGCAGGAGATCCTCGTCGACTTCTCGTCGTATCCGACGCGATCCATCGCCCGAAATTCGCACGACTACCGCCCGCTCGGTCTGGGCTACGCCAACCTCGGCACCATGCTCATGCTGCTCGGCATCCCCTACGACTCGGATGAAGGACGAGCCGTTGCTGGTGCCATCACGGGCATCATGTGCGGACATGCCTACAAGGTTTCGGCCGAGATGGCTGCGACGCGTGGACCGTTCCCCGGCTACGCCAAGAACCGCGAGCCGATGCTTCGCGTGATGGGCATGCATCGCGACGCCGCGTACGCGATCGATCGTGACAAGTGCCCCGAGGGTCTCTGGCGGGCTGCTTGTGAAGACTGGGACGAGGCTTTGCGCATCGGCCAAGAGCATGGCTATCGCAATGCGCAAGCGACCGTGCTCGCTCCGACGGGAACGATCGGCTTGCTCATGGACTGCGACACCACGGGCATCGAGCCCGACTTCTCGCTCGTGAAGTTCAAGAAGCTTGCTGGCGGGGGCTATTTCAAAATTGTCAATCAGTGCGTCCCCGAAGCGCTTCGGCGCCTCGGTTATTCCGAGCACGAGGTTCAGGAGATCGTCGCGTACGTATCCGGCACGAACACGCTCTTGGCAGCGCCGCACGTCAATCGAGCGTCGCTGAAGGCTCGCGGCCTGACGCATGAAGACCTCGCGAAGATCGAGAACGCCATCCCTGGAGTCTTCGATCTCGAGCTTGCGTTCAGCCCGTGGGTGCTCGGTGAAGAAGCCTATGCGCGACTCGGCATTACGCCCGAACGACGCACGCCCGGCTTCTCGCTCCTGCGATCGCTCGGCTTTACGTCTGCCGAAATCGCGGAAGCCAACGAGACGATCGTCGGTCGCATGACGATCGAGGGAGCGCCGCATCTGCGCGAAGAGCACTACGCGGTGTTCGATTGCGCCAACCGTTGCGGCAAGATTGGCAAGCGATTCCTCGCGCCCATGGCGCACATTCGAATGATGGCGGCAGCGCAGCCGTTCCTGTCGGGCGCCATCTCCAAGACGGTGAACCTGCCGAATGAAGCGACCGTCGAGGAGGTGCAGCGAATCTACGAAGAGGGGCACCGCTTGGGGCTCAAAGCAGTCGCGCTCTATCGCGATGGGTGCAAGGCGTCGCAACCGCTCTCGTCGTCGGGTGATTCGAAGAAGGACAAGAAGGAGGAAAAGGTCGAGGCGGTCGAGGTCATGGCGCCGAAACCGATCGAGCCGGCTCTTCCGGTGCTTCGCCCGACGGGTGTGCGCGTGCGTCTACCCAAGAAGCGGACGGGGTTCACGCAAGAAGCGAAAGTTGGAGGTCATAAGATCTTCGTTCGTACCGGTGAATACGTCGATGGAACGCTCGGTGAGATCTTCATCGACATGCACAAGGAGGGCGCTGCCTTCCGGTCGCTGATGAACTGCTTCGCCATGAGCGTGTCGATCGGTTTGCAATACGGCGTGCCGCTCCAAACGTTCGTCGATCAGTTCACGTTCACTCGGTTTGAGCCCCAAGGAGTCGTCGAAGGGCACGACTACGTGAAGCTGTCGACGTCGATCGTCGACTACATCTTCCGCACGTTGGGCATCGAGTACCTGCATCGGTACGACTTGGCTCACGTGCAACCCGAGCCGAATGTGGCGATTCAGGATCCGACGGACACGCGTGCGCAGGAAAGCTCGTCTGGCGTGCCCGTTCTGCCTGCGGCCACGCGTGCCCCCTCGCATGAACGCACTGCGTCGAGCGCGCTCGATGCGCAGCTCGAAGACATGATGGGCGACGCTCCCGTGTGCGACGGTTGTGGTCACATCACCGTGCGCAATGGCGCTTGCTACAAGTGCCTGAACTGCGGCAACAGCATGGGCTGTAGCTGA
- a CDS encoding CHAD domain-containing protein: MNEAVAAHVLLATALRRLIVTARDTKQRVLVSAEDRGCTDDEALHDFRVALRRMRTHLRTARRVWNSKRIERIENELRYYARVTGALRDDEVLHGTLASLGLPQIAADEVNAWLARRAHAARSARRSILRIVREGPSNREADSAGSKRIRPLDDVLDKLERLLDVEPQQPLAASEAARDAIERALRDVRRAAQAEVDDADAMHALRIREKRLRYTAELFANELGEEAQKLQQQATRMQRRLGELHDLDEALVVVTRARSLASAAKQATIAALRGARSVRAAKVEPHLIEARGAGAHLASASNDPLPSPSS; the protein is encoded by the coding sequence ATGAACGAAGCAGTAGCGGCCCACGTCCTGCTCGCCACTGCTCTTCGACGGCTCATCGTGACGGCCCGAGACACGAAACAACGCGTGCTGGTCTCCGCCGAAGATCGAGGCTGCACGGACGACGAGGCGCTGCATGACTTTCGCGTCGCCTTGCGGCGAATGCGCACGCACTTGCGCACGGCACGAAGGGTTTGGAATAGCAAACGTATCGAGCGTATCGAGAACGAGCTTCGGTACTACGCCCGCGTGACCGGAGCGCTGCGTGACGACGAAGTTCTGCACGGCACGCTCGCATCGCTCGGTCTGCCGCAGATCGCCGCTGACGAAGTGAATGCTTGGCTTGCGCGTCGAGCGCACGCGGCACGCTCGGCACGCCGCTCCATCTTGCGCATCGTTCGCGAAGGACCATCCAATCGAGAAGCGGATTCGGCTGGCAGCAAAAGAATCCGTCCGCTCGACGACGTGCTCGACAAACTCGAACGGCTCCTCGATGTGGAGCCGCAGCAACCGCTCGCAGCAAGTGAGGCAGCGCGAGACGCGATCGAGCGGGCGCTTCGAGACGTCAGGCGAGCTGCGCAAGCCGAAGTGGACGACGCTGATGCGATGCACGCGCTCCGTATTCGGGAGAAGCGCCTGCGATACACGGCGGAGCTGTTTGCAAACGAGCTTGGGGAAGAAGCGCAAAAGCTCCAGCAGCAAGCAACGCGCATGCAACGTCGCCTCGGTGAATTGCACGACCTCGACGAAGCGCTTGTCGTGGTCACTCGTGCGCGCAGTCTCGCCAGCGCCGCGAAACAAGCGACGATCGCCGCGTTGCGAGGGGCGAGGAGCGTGCGTGCGGCAAAAGTCGAGCCGCACTTGATCGAGGCGCGAGGGGCCGGCGCGCACCTTGCGTCGGCGTCCAACGACCCCCTTCCAAGCCCGTCCTCGTGA
- a CDS encoding acetyl-CoA C-acyltransferase, translating to MRKVFVIDAVRTPIGRYAGGLATVRPDDLAAHVISGLVARNQGVAAELDHVVFGATNQAGEDNRNVARMALLLAGLPYEVPAVTVNRLCGSGLEAVADAARLIALGEADCVIAGGVESMTRAPFSMPKQGAAFDRTPPPVYDTTLGWRYPNPRMEARFPLISMGDTAENVAQKHGISREDQDRFALESHRKAARAWQENAFAAEVLPVPVPQKKGDPVMFARDECIRADASIEALAKLAPVFRKGGSVTAGNSSPINDGASGLLLVSSDVIERAGITPMARVVASQTAGVDPCYMGEGPIPAVEKLCKRLGIRASDVDLVELNEAFAAQSLACIRTLGLDPARVNVNGGAIALGHPIGSSGARIACTLLHAMRAQNKSLGLASLCIGVGQGIATLFERA from the coding sequence TTGCGCAAGGTCTTCGTCATCGACGCGGTTCGCACGCCGATCGGCCGTTATGCCGGAGGTCTAGCAACCGTTCGTCCCGACGACTTGGCCGCCCACGTCATTTCGGGGCTCGTCGCTCGTAACCAAGGTGTCGCAGCCGAGCTCGATCACGTGGTGTTTGGCGCGACCAATCAAGCCGGTGAAGACAACCGCAACGTGGCGCGCATGGCGCTGCTCTTGGCCGGGCTTCCTTATGAAGTGCCCGCGGTCACCGTCAATCGCCTCTGCGGCTCGGGCCTCGAAGCCGTCGCGGATGCAGCCAGGCTCATCGCCTTGGGCGAAGCGGACTGTGTGATCGCCGGCGGTGTCGAGAGCATGACGCGCGCGCCGTTCTCCATGCCGAAGCAGGGAGCCGCGTTCGATCGCACGCCGCCGCCGGTGTACGACACGACGCTCGGATGGCGTTATCCGAATCCGCGCATGGAGGCTCGTTTCCCGCTGATTTCCATGGGCGATACGGCGGAAAACGTGGCGCAGAAGCACGGCATCTCGCGTGAAGATCAGGACCGCTTCGCGCTCGAGTCGCACCGCAAGGCGGCTCGCGCTTGGCAAGAAAACGCGTTCGCGGCGGAGGTGCTGCCCGTTCCCGTGCCGCAGAAAAAAGGGGATCCCGTGATGTTTGCCCGTGACGAATGCATTCGGGCGGACGCATCAATCGAAGCGCTCGCGAAGCTCGCACCGGTGTTTCGCAAGGGCGGCTCCGTGACGGCGGGTAACTCGTCGCCGATCAACGACGGCGCCTCGGGCTTGCTGCTTGTTTCGAGCGACGTGATCGAGCGGGCAGGGATCACGCCGATGGCGCGTGTCGTTGCAAGTCAAACGGCCGGAGTGGATCCCTGTTACATGGGGGAGGGGCCCATTCCCGCGGTCGAGAAGCTGTGCAAGCGGCTGGGGATCCGTGCGAGTGACGTGGACCTCGTGGAGCTCAACGAGGCGTTTGCCGCGCAGTCGCTTGCATGCATCCGCACGCTCGGGCTCGATCCGGCGCGCGTGAACGTCAACGGTGGAGCGATTGCGCTCGGGCACCCGATTGGTTCGTCGGGAGCGCGTATTGCGTGCACGCTCCTGCATGCGATGCGTGCGCAGAACAAATCGCTCGGCTTGGCGTCGCTCTGCATCGGCGTGGGTCAAGGCATCGCGACGCTCTTCGAGCGCGCGTGA
- the sppA gene encoding signal peptide peptidase SppA: protein MLLALLTNLLLLVTSPLRLLRRAFVSPRKGYVLLEIDGRVVDNAPPRPRLLARWTQPQKPPPLTLVAMHEVARLLAADARLEGLVVRVRSLAAGQSVLASMRAVLAKLRDAGKDVVVHAPMGADSDVMFLASGAKRIVVGPETHVAPLGYAVEMSFFKRALDRIGVEPQVFARGTYKSAAEPLVREDMSSAQREQLEEVIGTRHALLVEALAERCGGDRAKAAEWIDTGPHRASQAVELGLVDHVAYDDELDGLLGAPHGKRARFVAFGRYHRIKRPTKWRPLWPRPVVGLVEVHGPIVSQVRFSMGAIASEHAVVRAIRAARVNPRIAAVVLHVDSPGGSAIASDRIHHEVERLASEKPVVAYLSNVAASGGYYVAAPARAIVAQPQTITGSIGVVATHFVLRGLLDKLGVSTDVVKRGARADLNSPVRPLEDAERSVLEREVDAFYKTFVSVVARGRKRSVEDIEKLAQGRIYSGTEALARGLVDELGGLDRAIERATDLAGYRRLEPVIVRPTRFSIPPPPPIPRVAETMLAAVGLDRIVGERLALGLNVAQTELVLLYEPFGSDGRTWLDVT from the coding sequence TTGCTCCTCGCGCTCCTCACCAACCTCCTGCTCCTCGTCACGTCGCCACTGCGCCTTCTTCGACGCGCGTTCGTGTCGCCGCGCAAAGGCTACGTTCTGCTCGAAATCGATGGTCGCGTGGTCGACAACGCGCCGCCGAGACCGCGCCTGCTCGCTCGATGGACCCAGCCCCAAAAGCCGCCGCCACTGACGCTCGTCGCAATGCACGAGGTCGCACGGCTGCTCGCCGCGGATGCGCGTCTCGAAGGGCTCGTCGTCCGTGTGCGCTCGCTCGCAGCAGGCCAGAGCGTACTTGCATCGATGCGCGCCGTTCTCGCCAAGCTTCGCGATGCCGGAAAAGACGTCGTCGTTCACGCGCCCATGGGCGCCGACTCCGACGTCATGTTTCTCGCATCAGGCGCCAAGCGCATCGTCGTCGGTCCTGAAACGCACGTCGCCCCGCTCGGATACGCCGTCGAGATGAGCTTCTTCAAACGCGCGCTCGACCGCATCGGCGTCGAGCCTCAAGTGTTCGCTCGCGGCACGTACAAGTCCGCGGCCGAGCCTCTGGTGCGCGAGGACATGAGCTCGGCGCAACGCGAGCAGCTCGAGGAGGTCATCGGGACGCGCCATGCACTGCTCGTCGAAGCGCTCGCCGAACGTTGTGGGGGCGATCGCGCAAAAGCCGCCGAGTGGATCGACACGGGCCCCCATCGTGCCTCGCAAGCGGTCGAGCTCGGCCTCGTTGATCACGTCGCGTACGACGACGAGCTCGATGGGCTGCTCGGCGCGCCGCACGGAAAGCGTGCGCGCTTCGTCGCGTTCGGGCGTTACCACCGCATCAAGCGCCCAACGAAGTGGCGACCGCTGTGGCCGAGGCCGGTCGTCGGGCTCGTCGAAGTGCACGGTCCCATCGTGTCGCAAGTGCGCTTCTCGATGGGCGCCATCGCTTCCGAACACGCGGTCGTGCGGGCCATCCGAGCGGCACGCGTCAACCCGCGCATCGCCGCCGTCGTGCTGCACGTCGATTCCCCTGGCGGCAGCGCCATCGCCTCCGACCGCATCCACCACGAAGTCGAACGCCTCGCGTCGGAAAAACCCGTCGTGGCCTACTTGTCGAACGTGGCTGCGAGCGGCGGCTATTACGTGGCCGCGCCCGCACGCGCCATCGTCGCGCAGCCTCAGACCATCACCGGCTCCATCGGCGTCGTGGCCACGCATTTCGTGCTTCGTGGCTTGCTCGACAAGCTCGGCGTCAGCACCGACGTCGTCAAGCGAGGCGCGCGTGCCGACCTGAACTCCCCCGTACGTCCGCTCGAAGACGCCGAGCGAAGCGTGCTCGAGCGTGAGGTCGACGCGTTCTACAAGACTTTCGTTTCCGTCGTGGCTCGCGGCAGAAAGCGCTCGGTCGAGGACATTGAAAAGCTTGCTCAGGGCCGCATCTACAGCGGCACCGAGGCCCTTGCGCGAGGGCTCGTCGATGAGCTCGGCGGCCTCGACCGCGCCATCGAGCGGGCGACGGACTTGGCCGGCTATCGGCGTCTCGAACCGGTCATCGTCAGACCGACCCGGTTTTCGATACCCCCTCCACCGCCCATTCCTCGGGTTGCCGAAACGATGCTCGCGGCGGTTGGGCTCGACCGCATAGTGGGTGAACGCCTGGCGCTTGGACTGAACGTCGCCCAAACCGAGCTGGTTCTGCTGTACGAGCCCTTCGGTTCGGATGGACGAACTTGGCTCGATGTGACGTAA
- a CDS encoding response regulator: MASGSTDDEHSAAARNIERLEQAKAAAEETTARLMALQRMTADLADAKSRVTVAEIIVDHLGAMLPNCKAMVATLSPGADYVDCVRGIGHSRESIDRYDRKSLSFSSPLTDAIRHKALVILESAEDYRTLYPALASMPGSEDVDSVVAVPFLVDGRAIGGMAVRFSPSKYRKAEDQDFILHVARTCTQCLERACLHEAERAARAEIDTERRRLGLLAEASAVLNTSLDASAITDALAHVTVPSFAHSCLICTVTGGGAAQFENVVHEDPEQEKLLREVFTEHPLDPHHPLSEAARTGKPRLLSDVDDDILRTISANERHLDILRGLTPRSVIIVPLIARGETVGVLAFGNSQGQFSPADVVFAEEIAHRTAMALHNARLYHEAQEANRVKDEFLGVVSHELRTPLNAILGWARMLRTGAVREGAQPRALEAIERNASHQARLIDDLLDASRITAGKLRLDATIVDLGQVVEAAIQSVSPGATAKGIRIQTTCESTSLPVFADPSRLQQIVWNLLSNAIKFTPKEGAIDVRVLRDGDEGLIRVSDNGRGIRADLIPHIFDRFRQGDGTLTRNSGGLGLGLSIVRHLVEAHGGTVQAHSPGLDMGSTFTVRLPISKPKTITPPNPIAATQKQDGRKLTGLGILIIDDEPDAREILEEVLTIAGASVKPAADAAEAIRILNDFTPDVIISDLAMPGEDGLSLMRKIRARAPDRVASVPAIALTAYTRTEDRVLALNAGFQLHVPKPVDPTELVATVASLRTLIT, translated from the coding sequence TTGGCGTCTGGGTCAACCGACGATGAACATTCGGCTGCTGCTCGCAACATCGAGCGGCTCGAGCAGGCCAAGGCCGCTGCTGAAGAAACGACGGCGCGCCTCATGGCGCTTCAACGCATGACCGCCGATCTCGCGGATGCAAAGAGCCGCGTGACCGTGGCCGAGATTATTGTCGATCACCTCGGGGCCATGCTTCCGAACTGCAAGGCCATGGTGGCGACATTGTCCCCCGGCGCCGATTACGTCGATTGCGTTCGGGGCATTGGACATTCTCGAGAATCGATCGATCGATACGATCGAAAATCTCTGTCATTTTCATCGCCTTTGACCGACGCCATTCGCCACAAAGCGCTGGTCATTCTCGAAAGTGCCGAGGACTATCGCACACTCTATCCGGCGCTGGCATCGATGCCAGGGAGCGAGGACGTCGATAGCGTCGTTGCAGTGCCATTCCTCGTCGATGGTCGCGCCATCGGAGGTATGGCAGTTCGCTTTTCCCCCTCGAAATACCGCAAGGCCGAAGATCAAGACTTCATTCTTCACGTCGCGCGAACATGCACACAATGCCTCGAACGCGCGTGTCTGCACGAAGCCGAGCGCGCAGCGCGGGCGGAAATCGACACGGAACGACGGCGCCTCGGTCTGCTCGCGGAAGCAAGCGCGGTGCTGAATACTTCCCTCGACGCCTCCGCCATTACCGATGCGCTGGCCCATGTCACGGTGCCGAGCTTTGCTCACTCTTGCTTGATTTGCACGGTGACCGGTGGCGGCGCAGCGCAGTTCGAAAACGTCGTTCACGAGGATCCCGAGCAGGAAAAACTCCTGCGTGAAGTATTCACGGAGCACCCGCTCGACCCGCATCACCCGCTCAGCGAGGCCGCGCGAACCGGCAAACCTCGTCTTCTATCGGATGTCGATGACGACATTTTGAGGACCATTTCGGCCAACGAACGACATCTCGATATCCTTCGCGGGCTCACGCCGCGTTCGGTCATCATCGTTCCGCTCATTGCGCGAGGTGAAACCGTCGGCGTGCTCGCCTTCGGCAATTCGCAGGGTCAATTTAGTCCCGCCGACGTGGTATTTGCCGAAGAAATTGCGCACCGAACGGCAATGGCGCTCCACAATGCTCGCCTCTATCACGAAGCGCAGGAGGCCAACCGCGTCAAAGATGAATTTTTGGGCGTCGTGTCCCATGAATTGCGCACCCCGCTCAATGCCATTCTCGGCTGGGCCCGTATGCTACGCACCGGAGCCGTGCGCGAAGGCGCCCAACCGCGCGCGCTCGAAGCCATCGAACGAAATGCCAGCCATCAGGCTCGACTCATCGACGACCTGCTCGACGCCTCCCGTATCACCGCGGGCAAACTGCGACTCGATGCAACCATCGTCGACCTCGGCCAAGTCGTCGAAGCTGCCATTCAATCGGTTTCGCCCGGAGCGACGGCCAAAGGTATCCGCATTCAAACGACGTGCGAATCGACCAGCCTTCCCGTCTTTGCCGATCCGAGCCGCCTGCAGCAAATCGTCTGGAACCTCCTTTCGAACGCCATCAAATTCACGCCCAAGGAAGGCGCCATCGACGTGCGCGTCCTGCGCGACGGCGACGAAGGCTTGATTCGCGTGTCGGACAATGGCCGCGGAATTCGAGCCGACCTCATACCACATATTTTCGACCGATTCCGTCAAGGCGATGGCACGCTGACGCGTAATTCAGGCGGCTTGGGATTGGGCTTGTCCATCGTTCGACATCTCGTCGAAGCGCATGGAGGCACTGTGCAAGCGCATAGCCCTGGTCTCGACATGGGCTCCACGTTCACCGTACGTCTGCCCATATCCAAACCGAAAACGATAACTCCGCCAAACCCCATCGCCGCGACGCAAAAACAAGACGGCAGAAAACTCACGGGCCTTGGCATTCTCATCATCGACGACGAACCCGATGCACGTGAAATCCTCGAAGAAGTGCTGACCATCGCAGGCGCATCCGTCAAACCCGCTGCCGACGCAGCCGAAGCCATTCGCATTTTGAATGATTTCACGCCGGACGTCATCATTTCCGATTTGGCCATGCCCGGTGAAGATGGTTTGTCACTCATGCGCAAGATACGCGCTCGAGCGCCCGACCGCGTAGCGAGCGTCCCCGCCATTGCGCTCACTGCGTACACGCGCACCGAAGACCGCGTTCTAGCGCTCAATGCAGGCTTTCAACTGCACGTGCCAAAGCCGGTCGATCCCACCGAGCTCGTCGCGACCGTCGCGAGTTTGCGCACGCTGATTACGTGA
- a CDS encoding ribonuclease J, producing MNCMAFEQGDDVLLVDCGVTFPTTDLGIDVYHPRFDHLLTNTGRVRGVVLTHGHEDHIGGLPYLLARIGADVPIWGPPHALELARQRLEEHELGGGRVRLLPISPRKTYEVGSFAFEPIRVTHSIVDAVGLAIRTSAGLVVHTGDFKLDPSPPDGELTDEARFSSLGDEGVELLLSDSTNVDSPGWSMSEREVGDTLTGIIESAKTRVVVGMFASNVQRLSVLGRVAVQTKRRLCLLGRSVQNHVRAAIASGRIRFPSDLVVPPELVGSLPRERVLCIASGTQAERMSALVKLAAGTHPLLRLDPGDVVILSSRIIPGNDRPVFDLMGELLRMGIELRTWITDRRVHASGHAHRDEQTRMIELTRPRAFLPIHGTYHHLVRHAELARDVGVSDVAVAENGEVVELDAGKKLSKGKRVPVGKVATHAGGDLPDEVIRERASVGRTGIAFVTVVLDRRGSTAAPPRVVQYGVIDHAEGASDVLRAAAIAVSRAIGDADPRVRSQDETLADICRLAARRTIEHKTGRRPVVMVSISRV from the coding sequence ATGAACTGCATGGCGTTCGAGCAAGGTGACGACGTCTTGCTCGTCGACTGCGGCGTGACGTTTCCAACCACCGATCTGGGTATCGACGTCTATCACCCGCGGTTCGACCATCTGCTCACGAACACGGGTCGAGTGCGCGGCGTCGTGCTGACGCATGGCCACGAAGACCATATCGGGGGCTTGCCGTACCTTCTGGCACGCATCGGTGCAGACGTGCCGATCTGGGGGCCTCCGCATGCGCTGGAGCTGGCACGACAACGGCTCGAGGAGCACGAGCTGGGTGGCGGTCGGGTGCGCCTTTTGCCCATTTCACCGCGGAAGACGTACGAGGTTGGATCGTTTGCGTTCGAACCGATTCGCGTCACGCATTCCATCGTCGACGCGGTGGGTCTCGCCATCCGTACATCGGCGGGGCTCGTCGTTCACACGGGCGACTTCAAGCTCGATCCGAGCCCGCCCGACGGCGAGTTGACCGACGAAGCTCGTTTCTCATCGCTTGGTGACGAAGGTGTCGAGCTGCTTTTGTCCGACAGCACGAACGTCGATTCGCCAGGTTGGTCGATGAGCGAGCGCGAAGTTGGCGACACGCTCACCGGCATCATCGAAAGTGCGAAGACGCGCGTGGTCGTGGGGATGTTCGCATCGAACGTGCAGCGGCTGTCGGTGCTTGGACGCGTTGCCGTGCAGACGAAAAGGCGGCTCTGCTTGCTCGGGAGAAGCGTGCAGAATCACGTGCGAGCGGCGATTGCATCCGGGCGCATTCGTTTCCCGAGCGATCTCGTCGTTCCGCCCGAGCTCGTCGGTTCGCTTCCTCGAGAACGCGTGCTCTGCATCGCGAGCGGCACGCAGGCGGAACGCATGTCGGCGCTCGTGAAGCTCGCAGCAGGCACGCATCCGCTTCTGCGGCTCGATCCAGGCGACGTCGTCATTCTTTCGAGCCGCATCATTCCTGGAAACGATCGGCCCGTGTTCGACTTGATGGGCGAGCTTTTGCGCATGGGGATCGAACTGCGCACGTGGATCACCGATCGCCGCGTGCATGCGAGCGGGCACGCGCATCGTGACGAGCAAACGCGCATGATCGAGCTCACTCGGCCGCGAGCGTTTCTGCCGATTCACGGCACGTACCATCACTTGGTGCGCCATGCCGAGCTCGCGCGAGACGTCGGCGTATCGGACGTGGCCGTGGCCGAGAACGGAGAGGTCGTCGAGCTCGACGCGGGCAAGAAGCTCAGCAAAGGAAAGCGTGTGCCCGTGGGCAAAGTGGCCACGCACGCCGGCGGGGATCTGCCCGATGAAGTGATTCGTGAACGCGCCTCGGTGGGTCGTACGGGGATCGCGTTCGTTACCGTGGTTCTCGATCGCCGAGGCTCCACCGCCGCACCACCACGTGTCGTGCAGTACGGCGTCATCGATCACGCCGAAGGTGCATCGGATGTTCTCCGCGCCGCAGCCATCGCCGTTTCGCGCGCGATTGGCGATGCCGATCCTCGCGTGCGCTCGCAGGATGAAACCCTCGCGGATATCTGCCGCTTGGCTGCTCGACGCACCATCGAGCACAAGACAGGACGACGTCCGGTCGTCATGGTCTCCATATCTCGCGTATGA